The following are from one region of the Paenibacillus protaetiae genome:
- a CDS encoding response regulator transcription factor: protein MRQLLIVDDQSVLVDDLADMLPWEEAGIDVVHKAHSGKEAIELMNEHTIDVVITDIRMPGMTGLELIQEIKRNWKYTKCILLSGYSDFEYTKQALQLRSSDYLLKPASDEELLTAVRRAIVELEREWQDISSLQRAMYSLREQLPKLREYLLLDLLSGKQPLTSPSLAKKLDTYAVPFKEGDPFHVMLLRLDDMEKIYEDGESEALIDYAIANMAEEVFGDRADIWHCKDPHGFVVCLLKARASAEPMDELDQWIERNAFHLQHAVKTYLKAGISILTSKQGIFPADAGPLYHASITNFRQFIGAEKELFVSLAKERTHGTPQVLGELYRQPSVLQLMELGQWDALNEKLETIFREIEEQWRGSQEHVLEVYFSIAASLAALAHKNKKWLFEMLGGDFHAFANERPITSAEQLREWTARTIASYRNSIHIEDQDSRSGIIRKVQEYIHNHLEQASLHSISSHVYLNPSYLSKIYKTETGEGISEYLLRARMEKSAELLARTDEKIYEISVMLGYQKPSYFIQLFKKHFGITPQEYRNKISS from the coding sequence ATGCGCCAGCTTCTGATTGTGGACGACCAGTCGGTTTTGGTAGACGATTTGGCGGATATGCTGCCTTGGGAGGAAGCCGGTATTGATGTCGTGCATAAAGCCCATTCCGGCAAAGAAGCAATTGAGCTGATGAACGAGCATACGATTGATGTGGTCATTACGGATATTCGGATGCCCGGCATGACAGGGCTTGAGCTTATTCAGGAAATTAAACGAAACTGGAAATATACCAAATGTATATTATTATCCGGTTATTCGGATTTTGAATATACGAAGCAGGCGCTGCAGCTCAGATCCAGCGATTATTTGCTGAAGCCGGCCTCGGATGAAGAACTGCTGACCGCTGTCCGCCGGGCTATTGTTGAGCTTGAACGGGAATGGCAGGACATCAGCTCGCTGCAGCGGGCGATGTATTCGCTGCGGGAGCAGCTGCCGAAGCTGCGGGAGTATTTGCTGCTCGACTTGCTAAGCGGCAAACAGCCGCTTACTTCCCCAAGCTTGGCGAAAAAGCTGGACACGTACGCCGTTCCGTTCAAGGAAGGCGACCCGTTCCACGTCATGCTGCTGCGCCTGGACGATATGGAGAAAATATACGAAGACGGCGAAAGCGAGGCGTTAATCGATTACGCGATCGCCAATATGGCGGAGGAAGTGTTTGGCGACCGTGCGGATATATGGCATTGCAAGGACCCGCATGGTTTTGTTGTCTGTTTGCTGAAGGCGCGTGCATCGGCCGAACCTATGGACGAGCTGGATCAATGGATTGAACGGAACGCCTTTCATTTGCAGCATGCGGTCAAAACATATTTGAAAGCAGGCATCTCTATCTTAACGAGCAAGCAGGGCATTTTTCCGGCGGATGCAGGACCGCTGTACCATGCGTCGATTACGAACTTCCGCCAATTTATTGGTGCGGAGAAGGAATTGTTCGTATCGCTTGCGAAAGAGCGGACTCACGGAACGCCTCAAGTGCTCGGCGAACTGTACCGTCAGCCGTCCGTGCTGCAGCTGATGGAGCTTGGCCAGTGGGATGCGCTGAACGAGAAGCTGGAGACAATTTTTCGCGAAATTGAGGAGCAGTGGCGCGGCTCCCAGGAGCATGTGCTGGAAGTGTATTTTTCGATCGCCGCTTCCCTCGCTGCCCTTGCGCATAAAAATAAAAAATGGCTGTTCGAAATGCTGGGCGGCGATTTCCATGCCTTCGCGAATGAAAGGCCGATTACATCGGCCGAGCAGCTGCGGGAATGGACCGCCCGGACGATTGCCAGCTACCGGAACTCCATTCATATCGAAGATCAGGACTCCCGCTCGGGCATTATCCGGAAAGTGCAGGAATATATCCATAACCATTTGGAACAGGCATCGCTTCATTCGATCTCGTCTCATGTCTACTTGAACCCGTCCTACTTGTCGAAAATTTACAAGACGGAGACGGGCGAAGGGATAAGCGAATATTTGCTTCGGGCCAGGATGGAGAAATCGGCGGAGCTGCTTGCGCGGACCGATGAAAAAATATACGAAATCTCGGTTATGCTCGGCTACCAGAAGCCAAGTTATTTCATTCAGCTGTTCAAAAAGCATTTTGGCATAACGCCTCAGGAATACCGCAACAAAATCTCGTCCTGA
- the tyrS gene encoding tyrosine--tRNA ligase translates to MNIIDELEWRDAINQQTDAEGLRELTNSKAVSLYCGVDPTGDSMHIGHLIPFIMLKRFQLAGHRPVILIGGATGTIGDPSGRQTERSLQTLEQIQQNVEALTAQMKKLFVTEGDNQIRLVNNYDWTHKINVIEFLRDYGKNFSINTMLAKDVVSSRLDSGISFTEFSYQILQSLDFLHLYRHEDVQLQIGGSDQWGNITSGLDLIRKKEGADAKAFGLTIPLMLKADGTKFGKSAGGAVWLDPAKTTPYEFYQFWANTDDRDVVKYLKYFTFLTKEEIEALAEKVQTEPHKREAQKALAEEMTRFVHGEEMLEQAKRITAALFSGDIRSLTADEIEQGFKEMPTYESSSETKNIVDWLVELGIEPSKRQAREDITNGAISLNGERVSDVAFEVAAELAIGGRFIIVRKGKKSYSLVKLA, encoded by the coding sequence GTGAACATTATTGACGAATTGGAATGGCGCGACGCCATCAATCAGCAGACGGATGCGGAGGGTTTGCGCGAGCTGACGAATTCAAAGGCGGTTTCGTTGTACTGCGGCGTTGACCCAACCGGGGACAGCATGCATATCGGCCATTTGATTCCGTTTATTATGCTGAAACGGTTCCAGCTGGCCGGCCATCGCCCTGTTATTCTGATCGGCGGTGCAACCGGCACGATCGGCGATCCGAGCGGACGCCAGACGGAACGTTCGCTGCAAACGCTGGAGCAAATTCAGCAGAACGTGGAGGCGCTGACGGCGCAAATGAAAAAGCTGTTTGTGACCGAAGGCGACAACCAGATTCGCCTGGTGAACAACTACGATTGGACGCATAAAATTAATGTCATCGAGTTTTTGCGCGATTACGGCAAAAACTTCAGCATCAATACGATGCTGGCCAAAGATGTAGTATCCAGCCGGCTGGACAGCGGCATTTCGTTTACGGAGTTTTCGTACCAAATTTTGCAGTCGCTTGATTTCCTTCATCTGTACCGGCATGAAGACGTACAGCTGCAAATCGGCGGCTCCGACCAATGGGGCAATATTACAAGCGGTCTTGACCTGATCCGCAAAAAAGAGGGAGCCGACGCCAAAGCGTTTGGCTTGACCATTCCGCTTATGCTGAAAGCCGACGGTACGAAATTCGGCAAAAGCGCCGGCGGCGCCGTATGGCTCGATCCGGCCAAAACAACGCCGTACGAGTTTTACCAGTTCTGGGCGAACACCGACGACCGCGATGTGGTGAAATATTTGAAATATTTCACATTCCTGACGAAGGAAGAAATCGAAGCGCTGGCGGAGAAGGTGCAGACCGAGCCGCATAAACGCGAAGCGCAAAAGGCGCTCGCCGAAGAAATGACCCGGTTCGTGCATGGCGAAGAGATGCTGGAGCAGGCGAAGCGGATTACAGCGGCTTTGTTCAGCGGGGATATCCGTTCGCTTACGGCGGATGAAATCGAGCAGGGCTTCAAGGAAATGCCGACTTACGAATCGTCCAGCGAAACGAAAAACATCGTGGATTGGCTTGTGGAGCTGGGCATTGAGCCGTCCAAGCGGCAGGCACGTGAAGATATTACGAACGGCGCGATTTCGCTGAACGGCGAACGCGTCAGCGACGTAGCGTTTGAGGTGGCAGCGGAGCTCGCGATCGGCGGCCGGTTTATCATTGTGCGCAAAGGGAAAAAGAGCTACAGCCTCGTCAAATTGGCTTAG
- a CDS encoding SDR family NAD(P)-dependent oxidoreductase produces MRKSALITGADRGLGLALAEALLEQNYDVFAGRFNASDQGLEKLGKQYPGSLQLVELDVSSDESAAEAARFLKAQSDKLDLLINNAAILGDIHAKITDELNYEEMKQVFNVNSLGSLRVTNAVMPMLLKSEQKLVVNISSEAGSIENCWRESWFAYCMSKAAVNMHSAIVHNELRSRGGQVMVVHPGHVQTYMQGKLDTSGTLTPEQAAAYITALIATHHVYAGDRPAFIDYSGRRLAW; encoded by the coding sequence TTGCGAAAATCAGCATTGATTACGGGAGCGGATCGCGGATTGGGACTTGCTCTGGCGGAAGCGCTGCTGGAGCAAAATTACGATGTGTTTGCCGGACGGTTTAACGCCTCCGATCAAGGTTTGGAGAAGTTGGGCAAGCAATATCCGGGCAGTCTGCAGCTGGTAGAGCTGGACGTATCTTCGGATGAAAGCGCTGCCGAAGCTGCTCGTTTTTTGAAAGCGCAATCAGACAAGCTGGATTTGCTTATCAACAATGCGGCAATATTAGGCGATATTCACGCCAAAATAACAGACGAGCTCAATTATGAAGAAATGAAGCAAGTATTCAACGTCAATTCATTAGGGTCACTCCGGGTCACCAACGCCGTTATGCCGATGTTATTGAAAAGCGAGCAAAAGCTTGTCGTCAATATTTCATCCGAAGCCGGCAGCATTGAGAATTGCTGGCGCGAAAGCTGGTTTGCCTACTGCATGTCCAAAGCGGCGGTCAATATGCATTCCGCTATCGTCCATAACGAGCTGAGAAGCCGCGGCGGCCAAGTTATGGTCGTTCATCCGGGGCATGTGCAAACCTACATGCAAGGCAAGCTGGACACCAGCGGCACGCTGACGCCTGAACAAGCGGCAGCGTATATAACCGCCCTTATTGCTACCCATCATGTTTACGCCGGGGACCGCCCCGCTTTTATCGACTATTCGGGCCGCCGGCTCGCCTGGTAA
- a CDS encoding winged helix-turn-helix transcriptional regulator — translation MKSSKASSYIPKSPVHIECNIEKTLDVLGGKWAFLVIRELFNGTLRFGELQRRIPNVSPRALTSTLRHLEEQGVLERKVFPTVPVTVEYTLTPKGQDLHVICHEMKLWAARWT, via the coding sequence TTGAAATCATCCAAAGCAAGCAGCTACATTCCCAAATCGCCCGTACATATTGAATGCAATATCGAAAAAACGCTGGACGTGCTTGGCGGCAAATGGGCATTCCTCGTCATCCGCGAGCTGTTTAACGGCACCTTGCGTTTTGGCGAGCTGCAGCGCCGGATTCCGAATGTCAGCCCGCGCGCGTTAACGAGTACGCTGCGCCATTTGGAAGAGCAAGGCGTGCTGGAACGGAAAGTGTTCCCGACCGTACCGGTAACCGTTGAATACACATTGACGCCGAAAGGTCAGGATTTACACGTCATTTGCCATGAAATGAAGCTGTGGGCGGCCCGCTGGACGTAA
- a CDS encoding aldo/keto reductase family protein, with protein sequence MKYRRLGASGIKVSEISLGSWLTYGGYVERENAVNAIKTAYDLGINFFDTANVYEKGAAEELVGKTLKAYPRESYVLATKAFWPMGDGPNDRGLSRKHIIEQANASLKRLGHDYVDIFYCHRYDKETRLEETLRAIDDLVRQGKVLYVGVSEWQASQIAEGLGVADRYLLDRIVVNQPIYNMFERYIEKEVMPLSERNGIGQVVFSPLAQGLLTGKYSSVNDIPQDSRAAKLDWMRKGITEEKIAKVQQLEKVAAELEISVGNLALAWILRNDNVASALVGASRPEQVTENAKASGIELSEDVLNRIEEILK encoded by the coding sequence ATGAAATACCGGAGACTTGGAGCAAGCGGAATTAAGGTTAGTGAAATCAGCTTGGGCAGCTGGCTTACATATGGCGGATATGTTGAACGTGAAAATGCTGTAAACGCAATCAAAACAGCTTACGACTTGGGCATTAACTTTTTTGATACGGCTAACGTTTATGAAAAAGGGGCTGCAGAGGAGCTGGTCGGCAAAACGCTGAAAGCGTATCCTCGCGAATCGTACGTGCTCGCTACCAAGGCTTTCTGGCCAATGGGCGACGGCCCGAACGACCGCGGCTTGTCCCGCAAACATATTATAGAGCAGGCGAACGCCAGCTTGAAACGGCTTGGCCATGACTATGTGGACATTTTCTACTGCCACCGTTATGACAAAGAAACCCGCCTCGAAGAAACGCTGCGCGCGATTGACGATCTTGTGCGCCAAGGCAAAGTGCTGTACGTCGGCGTAAGCGAATGGCAGGCATCGCAAATTGCCGAAGGGCTTGGCGTAGCCGACCGTTATTTGCTTGACCGCATCGTGGTGAATCAGCCGATCTACAATATGTTCGAGCGTTATATTGAAAAAGAAGTGATGCCGCTCAGCGAACGCAACGGGATTGGACAGGTTGTATTCTCGCCGCTGGCGCAAGGTCTCTTGACCGGCAAATATTCGTCGGTGAACGATATTCCGCAGGACAGCCGCGCAGCGAAGCTGGACTGGATGCGCAAAGGCATTACGGAAGAAAAAATCGCCAAAGTACAGCAGCTTGAGAAAGTTGCGGCTGAGCTGGAAATTTCGGTCGGCAATCTCGCGCTTGCCTGGATTTTGCGCAATGACAACGTCGCAAGCGCGCTTGTAGGCGCAAGCCGTCCGGAGCAAGTGACGGAGAATGCGAAAGCGTCCGGTATCGAGCTGAGCGAAGATGTATTGAACCGCATCGAAGAAATTTTGAAATAA
- a CDS encoding NAD-dependent epimerase/dehydratase family protein: MAKVVITGGSGMLGRWVVRHFAEHGYDVLNVDVRRPDEPVGRSIIANLEDLGETYGVLAGADAVVHLAAIPAAHLRTPEVTFRNNVMSTYNILEAAAGLGIRKAVIASSESSYGICFAEHPFGPQYVPMDEAHPQLPQDSYGLSKIVNEQTAEMFNRRTGMQVVSFRLGNVIPPEWYERFPSFIHNPAERERILWSYIDTRDAAEACRLAIETDGLGAVALNLAADITSMDIESRKLMAERYPEVTDFRAPLEGFESLLSNEKAKRLLGWQPKYNWREQVKL; the protein is encoded by the coding sequence ATGGCTAAAGTTGTAATTACCGGCGGCAGTGGCATGTTGGGCCGCTGGGTTGTACGCCATTTTGCCGAACATGGCTATGACGTGCTGAACGTGGATGTGCGCCGTCCGGACGAGCCGGTTGGCCGCAGTATTATTGCCAATCTGGAAGATCTCGGGGAAACGTACGGCGTGCTGGCCGGTGCGGATGCCGTTGTCCATTTGGCTGCGATTCCCGCTGCGCATCTTCGTACGCCTGAAGTGACGTTCCGCAATAACGTCATGTCGACGTACAATATTTTAGAAGCGGCAGCAGGTCTCGGTATTCGAAAAGCGGTTATCGCATCCAGCGAATCATCGTACGGCATCTGCTTTGCCGAGCATCCGTTTGGCCCGCAATATGTGCCGATGGACGAGGCGCATCCGCAGCTCCCGCAGGACAGCTACGGCCTGAGCAAAATCGTCAACGAGCAGACGGCAGAAATGTTCAACCGCCGCACCGGCATGCAGGTGGTGTCGTTCCGCCTCGGCAATGTTATCCCGCCGGAATGGTATGAACGGTTCCCGTCGTTTATCCATAATCCGGCCGAGCGGGAACGTATTTTGTGGAGCTACATTGATACCCGCGATGCTGCGGAAGCTTGCCGCCTTGCGATTGAGACGGACGGCCTTGGCGCAGTAGCGCTTAACCTTGCCGCGGACATTACGAGCATGGACATCGAAAGCCGCAAGCTGATGGCGGAGCGTTATCCGGAAGTAACGGATTTCCGCGCGCCGCTTGAAGGCTTTGAGTCGCTGCTTAGCAATGAGAAAGCGAAAAGGCTGCTTGGCTGGCAGCCGAAATACAATTGGCGCGAGCAAGTAAAGCTGTAA
- a CDS encoding twin-arginine translocase TatA/TatE family subunit, with protein sequence MLQNIGFPGLMMILVVVLIIFGPSKLPELGRAVGRTLHEFKTSAKELVSDAKEEVTDKQS encoded by the coding sequence ATGCTGCAAAACATAGGGTTTCCCGGTCTAATGATGATTCTTGTTGTCGTGTTAATTATTTTCGGCCCATCCAAGCTGCCGGAGCTGGGCCGTGCGGTTGGCCGTACCCTTCACGAGTTTAAAACTTCGGCGAAAGAACTTGTCTCGGATGCCAAAGAAGAGGTTACCGATAAACAATCGTAA
- a CDS encoding RidA family protein has product MPTTKKWKIVAGAIVISCVAATASVYAAVTPNKYPLTPIYEPEFYGSPSSSISNAVAMPAGAATYETSGTTPSLINKDGKTVYERYGNTETQGLSILKNIEAQLKEQGLSMKDVTYLRVYIAPDAAKGGKFDFDGWFNAYAKYFNTKDNPVKTARSTVGVAGLVNSDWLIEIEAVATYPSNHNQD; this is encoded by the coding sequence ATGCCTACTACAAAAAAATGGAAAATCGTTGCCGGTGCCATCGTCATTTCCTGCGTTGCCGCCACGGCAAGCGTCTATGCAGCCGTTACGCCTAACAAATATCCGCTTACGCCGATATATGAGCCGGAATTTTATGGAAGCCCGTCTTCATCCATATCGAACGCCGTCGCCATGCCGGCCGGTGCGGCTACGTATGAGACGAGCGGCACAACGCCTTCCCTCATTAATAAAGACGGCAAAACCGTTTATGAGCGTTATGGCAACACCGAAACGCAAGGGCTCAGCATTCTGAAAAACATTGAAGCACAGCTGAAGGAGCAAGGGCTGTCGATGAAGGATGTCACCTACTTGCGCGTCTACATTGCTCCGGATGCAGCGAAAGGCGGGAAATTCGACTTTGACGGCTGGTTTAACGCATATGCCAAATACTTTAATACGAAGGATAATCCGGTGAAGACAGCCCGCTCGACCGTTGGCGTTGCCGGACTCGTCAATTCCGACTGGCTGATCGAGATCGAAGCGGTAGCCACTTATCCAAGCAACCATAATCAGGATTAA